One genomic window of Salvelinus alpinus chromosome 17, SLU_Salpinus.1, whole genome shotgun sequence includes the following:
- the LOC139542236 gene encoding proliferation-associated protein 2G4-like, producing the protein MSGDDDPQEQTIADDLVVTKYKMGAEIANQALKAVVEAAKAGETVVSLCAKGDTFIMAETGKVFRKEKDLKKGIAFPTSVSVNNCVCHFSPLKSDPEITLKDGDLVKIDLGVHVDGFISNLAHSFVVGVTKDAPLTGRKADVIKAAHLCAEAALRLVKPGNQNSQVTEAWNKIAKSFKCSAIEGMLSHQLKQHVIDGEKTIIQNPTDQQRKDHEKAEFEVHEVYAVDVLISTGEGKAKDAGQRTTIYKRDPDKQYGLKMKTSRSFFSEVERRFDAMPFTLRAFEDEGKARLGVVECAKHELLQPFNVLHEKEGEFVAQFKFTVLLMANGPLRITTELYEQELYKSEHEVEDADLKALLQSSASRKTQKKKKKKASKTVETETAPGHPAPAKVEETDAAK; encoded by the exons ATGTCTGGAGACGACGATCCACAAGAGCAGACCATCGCCGATGATTTGGTCGTCACCAAGTACAAAATGGGTGCCGAGATTGCCAACC AGGCCCTGAAGGCTGTGGTGGAGGCAGCCAAGGCTGGTGAGACAGTTGTCAGCCTCTGTGCGAAGGGAGATACCTTCATCATGGCTGAAACTGGAAAGGTCTTCAGGAAGGAGAAGGACCTGAAAAAAG GCATTGCTTTCCCAACCAGCGTGTCTGTCAACAACTGTGTGTGCCACTTCTCTCCACTGAAGAGTGACCCTGAGATCACACTGAAGGACGGGGACCTCGTCAAAAT TGACCTGGGGGTGCACGTGGACGGCTTCATCTCAAACCTGGCTCACAGCTTTGTGGTGGGAGTGACCAAG GATGCTCCGTTAACGGGGCGTAAGGCGGACGTGATCAAAGCAGCACACCTGTGTGCTGAGGCTGCCCTCAGGCTGGTCAAGCCTGGAAACCAG AACTCACAGGTCACAGAGGCCTGGAACAAGATCGCCAAGTCATTCAAATGCTCAGCTATAGAGG GCATGCTGTCCCATCAGTTGAAGCAGCACGTTATTGACGGAGAGAAAACCATCATTCAGAACCCCACGGACCAGCAGAG gAAGGACCACGAGAAGGCTGAGTTCGAGGTACATGAGGTGTACGCCGTGGATGTGCTCATCAGCACCGGAGAAGGCAAG GCGAAGGATGCAGGCCAGAGGACCACCATTTACAAGAGGGACCCAGACAAGCAGTATGGCCTGAAGATGAAGACATCCAGGAGTTTCTTCAGCGAGGTGGAGAGACGCTTCGATGCCATGCCTTTCACTCTCAG GGCGTTTGAGGATGAGGGTAAGGCAAGGCTAGGTGTGGTGGAGTGTGCCAAACATGAACTGCTGCAGCCCTTCAACGTTCTGCACGAGAAAGAAG GTGAGTTTGTGGCCCAGTTCAAGTTCACCGTGCTGTTGATGGCCAACGGACCCCTACGTATCACCACAGAGCTGTACGAGCAGGAGCTGTACAAGTCTGAACACGAGGTAGAGGACGCAGATCTCAAG gccTTGCTCCAAAGCTCAGCGAGTCGCAAGACacagaagaaaaagaaaaagaag GCTTCAAAGACCGTGGAAACTGAAACGGCACCAGGACATCCAGCGCCAGCGAAGGTCGAGGAGACCGATGCTGCGAAATAA